A genome region from Musa acuminata AAA Group cultivar baxijiao chromosome BXJ3-5, Cavendish_Baxijiao_AAA, whole genome shotgun sequence includes the following:
- the LOC135638326 gene encoding protein TIFY 10a-like — MAEMGGKRGEKTQFSITYGLLRQYLKEKGSFGSIGLDIMAPRPLHHQPHERYRSPTTLSLLPGVDVSTEDHTNNGTHQTAPKSMELFPQHTAGFGSSVLPLKEESASSIKHTEKSSQLTIFYGGKVLVFDDFPADKAIDLLQMAGKESSAAPKRGLPVPSSTNAAESSTQNGMPKPTQASASDMPIARKNSLHRFLEKRKDRISTKAPYQAHGGSSAAAPPDDVKLEDGQPWLGLGRHAVKQEHSSGSSR, encoded by the exons atggcAGAGATGGGGGGAAAGAGAGGGGAGAAGACTCAGTTCTCGATCACCTACGGCCTCTTGAGGCAGTACTTGAAGGAGAAGGGCAGCTTTGGGAGCATTGGCCTTGACATCATGGCCCCAAGGCCTCTTCACCACCAACCTCATG AGAGGTACCGGTCTCCCACCACTTTGAGTCTGCTACCGGGTGTGGATGTGTCCACTGAAGACCACACCAACAATGGAACACACCAAACTGCTCCCAAATCCATGGAGCTATTTCCCCAGCATACCGCAGGATTTGGTTCCTCTGTCCTTCCCCTCAAGGAAGAATCTGCTTCAAGCATCAA GCACACAGAGAAGTCCTCCCAATTGACGATCTTCTACGGTGGAAAGGTGCTGGTTTTCGACGATTTCCCGGCTGACAAGGCCATAGATCTGCTGCAGATGGCCGGCAAAGAGAGTAGTGCAGCTCCAAAGCGTGGTCTCCCTGTTCCTTCATCCACTAATGCAGCCGAGTCCTCTACACAGAATGGCATGCCCAAGCCTACCCAAGCCAGTGCATCTG ATATGCCCATAGCTCGAAAAAACTCCCTGCATCGATTCCTCGAGAAGAGGAAGGATCG GATTAGCACCAAAGCACCATATCAAGCCCATGGTGGCTCGTCGGCGGCGGCGCCACCGGATGATGTCAAGCTGGAAGACGGCCAACCTTGGCTTGGATTGGGTCGGCATGCGGTGAAACAAGAACACAGTTCTGGGAGTAGCAGATAG
- the LOC135637914 gene encoding probable polygalacturonase isoform X1 → MVEVSSSGWRSTFHQHPRWLMGLLTMHRTLVLALWVVGFCLVFGWQVSSIDGITLFRRRVAVARPLPRLRPVAFNLTDFGGVGDGKTLNTAAFERAVEAISKLGSRGGGQLNVPAGLWLTAPFNLTSHMTLFLAEDAVILGIEDESYWPLMPPLPSYGYGREHKGPRYGSLIHGQNLKDIVITGHNGTINGQGQAWWTKYKKRILTYTRGPLVQLMWSKDIVISNITLRDSPFWTLHPFDCKNVTISKVTILAPIFGAPNTDGIDPDSCEDVLIENSYICVGDDAVAIKSGWDQYGIAYGRPSTNITLRNLTVRSVVRLFNCSDILHVTISVDDSAGVSIGSEMSGGVSNVTVDNLIVWESRRGIRIKTAPGRGGYIRNITYRNVTLDNVRVGIMIKTDYNEHPDEGFDPKAMPIIANISFSGIHGQGVRVPVRIHGSEDIPVKGVSFQDMSVGLTYKKKHIFQCSFIKGRVIGLIFPSPCENLDLYDEQGNLVKQSVSQNITDIDYDI, encoded by the exons ATGGTGGAGGTCTCCTCCTCCGGGTGGAGATCGACGTTCCATCAGCACCCCAGATGGCTGATGGGGCTCCTTACGATGCACAGGACGCTGGTTCTGGCGCTCTGGGTCGTGGGGTTCTGTCTGGTGTTCGGATGGCAGGTGAGCTCCATTGACGGGATCACGCTCTTCCGGCGGAGGGTAGCGGTGGCGCGCCCGTTGCCGAGGCTGCGACCCGTGGCGTTCAATTTGACGGATTTCGGAGGGGTCGGGGATGGGAAGACGTTGAACACCGCGGCGTTTGAGCGCGCCGTGGAGGCGATTTCGAAGCTTGGGTCGAGAGGAGGCGGGCAGCTCAATGTGCCAGCTGGGCTCTGGCTCACAGCGCCCTTCAATCTCACCAGCCACATGACTCTTTTCCTCGCCGAGGATGCAGTGATTCTTGGCATCGAG GATGAGAGTTACTGGCCCTTGATGCCTCCTTTGCCATCGTATGGATATGGCCGAGAACACAAGGGACCTCGATATGGAAGTCTCATTCATGGCCAAAATCTGAAGGATATTGTTATAACTG GACATAATGGTACGATCAATGGTCAAGGTCAGGCTTGGTGGACAAAATACAAAAAAAGGATTCTCACATATACAAGAGGTCCTCTTGTTCAACTCATGTGGTCCAAGGATATAGTCATTTCCAACATTACACTTCGTGACTCTCCTTTCTGGACGCTTCATCCCTTTGATTGCAAAAATGTGACAATTTCAAAAGTCACCATTTTGGCTCCCATTTTTGGAGCTCCAAACACAGATGGTATTGACCCAG ATTCTTGTGAGGATGTGTTGATAGAGAACTCTTATATATGTGTAGGCGATGATGCAGTAGCCATAAAGAGTGGCTGGGATCAGTATGGAATAGCATATGGGCGTCCATCTACCAACATAACACTTCGTAATCTCACTGTTCGTTCTGTTGTGAG GCTTTTCAATTGTTCTGATATTCTTCATGTAACTATATCCGTTGATGACAGTGCTGGAGTATCCATAGGCAGTGAGATGTCTGGAGGAGTTTCAAATGTCACAGTTGACAACCTTATTGTTTGGGAGTCACGACGAGGGATAAGAATAAAGACAGCCCCAGGAAGAGGCGGCTATATTCGCAATATCACCTATCGGAATGTGACTCTCGATAATGTTCGCGTTGGAATTATGATCAAGACGGACTACAATGAGCATCCTGATGAAGGCTTCGACCCAAAAGCCATGCCTATAATTGCTAACATATCCTTCAGTGGGATTCATGGTCAGGGTGTTCGTGTTCCAGTTCGGATCCACGGCAGTGAAGATATCCCTGTGAAGGGTGTTAGCTTCCAGGATATGTCTGTGGGTTTAACCTATAAGAAGAAGCATATCTTCCAATGCTCATTTATCAAGGGTCGTGTGATAGGGCTCATTTTCCCTTCACCATGTGAGAACCTTGACCTATACGATGAACAGGGGAATCTGGTAAAGCAGTCAGTATCACAGAACATCACCGACATCGACTATGACATTTGA
- the LOC135637914 gene encoding probable polygalacturonase isoform X2: MVEVSSSGWRSTFHQHPRWLMGLLTMHRTLVLALWVVGFCLVFGWQVSSIDGITLFRRRVAVARPLPRLRPVAFNLTDFGGVGDGKTLNTAAFERAVEAISKLGSRGGGQLNVPAGLWLTAPFNLTSHMTLFLAEDAVILGIEDESYWPLMPPLPSYGYGREHKGPRYGSLIHGQNLKDIVITGHNGTINGQGQAWWTKYKKRILTYTRGPLVQLMWSKDIVISNITLRDSPFWTLHPFDCKNVTISKVTILAPIFGAPNTDGIDPDSCEDVLIENSYICVGDDAVAIKSGWDQYGIAYGRPSTNITLRNLTVRSVVSAGVSIGSEMSGGVSNVTVDNLIVWESRRGIRIKTAPGRGGYIRNITYRNVTLDNVRVGIMIKTDYNEHPDEGFDPKAMPIIANISFSGIHGQGVRVPVRIHGSEDIPVKGVSFQDMSVGLTYKKKHIFQCSFIKGRVIGLIFPSPCENLDLYDEQGNLVKQSVSQNITDIDYDI; this comes from the exons ATGGTGGAGGTCTCCTCCTCCGGGTGGAGATCGACGTTCCATCAGCACCCCAGATGGCTGATGGGGCTCCTTACGATGCACAGGACGCTGGTTCTGGCGCTCTGGGTCGTGGGGTTCTGTCTGGTGTTCGGATGGCAGGTGAGCTCCATTGACGGGATCACGCTCTTCCGGCGGAGGGTAGCGGTGGCGCGCCCGTTGCCGAGGCTGCGACCCGTGGCGTTCAATTTGACGGATTTCGGAGGGGTCGGGGATGGGAAGACGTTGAACACCGCGGCGTTTGAGCGCGCCGTGGAGGCGATTTCGAAGCTTGGGTCGAGAGGAGGCGGGCAGCTCAATGTGCCAGCTGGGCTCTGGCTCACAGCGCCCTTCAATCTCACCAGCCACATGACTCTTTTCCTCGCCGAGGATGCAGTGATTCTTGGCATCGAG GATGAGAGTTACTGGCCCTTGATGCCTCCTTTGCCATCGTATGGATATGGCCGAGAACACAAGGGACCTCGATATGGAAGTCTCATTCATGGCCAAAATCTGAAGGATATTGTTATAACTG GACATAATGGTACGATCAATGGTCAAGGTCAGGCTTGGTGGACAAAATACAAAAAAAGGATTCTCACATATACAAGAGGTCCTCTTGTTCAACTCATGTGGTCCAAGGATATAGTCATTTCCAACATTACACTTCGTGACTCTCCTTTCTGGACGCTTCATCCCTTTGATTGCAAAAATGTGACAATTTCAAAAGTCACCATTTTGGCTCCCATTTTTGGAGCTCCAAACACAGATGGTATTGACCCAG ATTCTTGTGAGGATGTGTTGATAGAGAACTCTTATATATGTGTAGGCGATGATGCAGTAGCCATAAAGAGTGGCTGGGATCAGTATGGAATAGCATATGGGCGTCCATCTACCAACATAACACTTCGTAATCTCACTGTTCGTTCTGTTGTGAG TGCTGGAGTATCCATAGGCAGTGAGATGTCTGGAGGAGTTTCAAATGTCACAGTTGACAACCTTATTGTTTGGGAGTCACGACGAGGGATAAGAATAAAGACAGCCCCAGGAAGAGGCGGCTATATTCGCAATATCACCTATCGGAATGTGACTCTCGATAATGTTCGCGTTGGAATTATGATCAAGACGGACTACAATGAGCATCCTGATGAAGGCTTCGACCCAAAAGCCATGCCTATAATTGCTAACATATCCTTCAGTGGGATTCATGGTCAGGGTGTTCGTGTTCCAGTTCGGATCCACGGCAGTGAAGATATCCCTGTGAAGGGTGTTAGCTTCCAGGATATGTCTGTGGGTTTAACCTATAAGAAGAAGCATATCTTCCAATGCTCATTTATCAAGGGTCGTGTGATAGGGCTCATTTTCCCTTCACCATGTGAGAACCTTGACCTATACGATGAACAGGGGAATCTGGTAAAGCAGTCAGTATCACAGAACATCACCGACATCGACTATGACATTTGA
- the LOC103985530 gene encoding uncharacterized protein LOC103985530, which produces MSAKVWSSEAVAAAAGDAKPELVWATCACCGLREECTPAYVVKVRERYSGRWVCGLCGEAVKYEICRSERRISTEEALSRHTSFSESFRSAAPPIDTAEHLIAAMRQLLRRSLNSPRATRSTPGSSLQEAARDGGADARRSLARSGSCFSTLA; this is translated from the coding sequence ATGTCGGCGAAGGTGTGGAGCAGCGAGGCGGTGGCGGCCGCCGCGGGGGATGCGAAACCGGAGCTGGTGTGGGCCACCTGCGCGTGCTGCGGACTGAGGGAAGAGTGCACGCCGGCGTACGTCGTAAAGGTACGGGAGCGATACAGCGGCCGGTGGGTTTGCGGCCTCTGCGGCGAGGCTGTCAAGTACGAGATTTGTCGCTCCGAGCGCCGGATCTCCACGGAGGAGGCGCTCAGCCGCCATACCAGCTTCTCCGAAAGCTTCCGCTCCGCGGCGCCGCCTATCGACACCGCGGAGCACCTCATCGCCGCCATGCGCCAGCTCCTCCGGCGCAGCCTCAACTCCCCGCGGGCCACGCGCTCCACCCCCGGCAGCTCTCTCCAGGAGGCTGCAAGGGACGGCGGCGCCGACGCCCGCCGTTCGCTTGCACGCTCGGGGAGCTGCTTCTCTACTCTGGCTTAA
- the LOC103985529 gene encoding uncharacterized protein LOC103985529 — translation MTGYHHHRLSAPSPIPIPARVYPPSSSSPFPSTPSSASTPSKRRRPQYHSYSSSSSAAATSLLILLSLRSLYSLLPFIRSSPASTSLFPFSFLVSLLSFALSLLVPPFPESLKSLLRSLPSSPFPLRSLAAKSALLTLTLLLRFHSLRYCPAGAAILADFAGALLAKSLSDHRPRAPASRRRIFGLATLATAVALLSYSWDRIGCFPISSSPPPIEGCARIAPMLLPLLSGFLGFYERASSNWGSLKQLGRRRVRLLSLGFTTAMLFVPACISFLFVDSGDGSAESIGALGWPLINTVVFGVVLGENYGDDKLLFSAKDFRRDFLLTFFCTLVLELFYFPRLSLPGFLFCGFLLWIGVRELGSSSLSYVELGSSDHSESSSSMITKPIRHILSERKSRKIALFLLINTGYMVVEFVAGFMSNSLGLISDACHMLFDCAALAIGLYASYISRLPANSQFNYGRGRFEVLSGYVNAVFLVLVGALIVLESLERILEPQEISTSSLLAVSIGGLLVNVVGLIFFHEEHHHAHGGSGTCSHSHSHAHSHDHHHHHHHHHDHHGHKHVNESVGHDSDVQHPVVVSHESTGGHSHSGHDHHVCNHDGHHHQNEHSKNESFKCHGHGHDDHHSHGPRHDDHHSHGHGHDDHIHGHEHEHQVHTDQDHRTLGHGHQRADVFDRSSHTEGHSHGDKESHSSKELPSLSHSSANIHNYYLQSGESSDKEKSLSDSHKHQHIDHNMEGIFLHVLADTMGSVGVVISTLLIKYKGWTVADPACSIFISVMIVSSVLPLLRNSAEILLQRVPRAREHDLRLAVDKIVRIKGVQGIQNMHVWNFTNTDVIGTMHLHVLAETDKISAANSSSKLLHEAGIRDLTIQVECVKG, via the coding sequence ATGACCGGCTATCACCACCACCGCCTTTCCGCCCCCTCGCCGATCCCCATCCCCGCTCGCGTCTACCCTCCATCATCCTCCTCGCCCTTTCCCTCCACCCCCTCCTCTGCCTCCACCCCGTCCAAGCGTCGCCGCCCCCAATACCACtcctattcctcctcctcctccgccgccgccacctccctcctcatcctcctctcccTCCGCTCCCTCTACTCTCTCCTCCCCTTCATCCGCTCCTCCCCCGCCTCCACCTccctcttccccttctccttcctcGTCTCCCTCCTCTCCTTCGCCCTCTCTCTCCTCGTTCCCCCTTTCCCTGAATCCCTCAAATCCCTCCTACGCAGCCTCCCCTCCTCTCCCTTCCCCCTCCGCTCCCTCGCCGCCAAGTCCGCCCTCCTCACCCTCACCCTCCTTCTCCGCTTCCACTCCCTCCGCTACTGCCCCGCCGGAGCCGCCATCCTCGCTGACTTCGCCGGCGCCCTCCTCGCCAAGTCCCTCTCCGATCACCGCCCTCGTGCCCCCGCCTCCCGCCGGAGGATCTTCGGCCTCGCCACCCTCGCCACGGCTGTCGCCCTCCTGTCGTACAGCTGGGACCGGATCGGGTGCTTCCCGATCTCCTCATCCCCTCCGCCGATCGAGGGCTGCGCCAGGATCGCCCCCATGCTGCTCCCACTCCTCTCGGGGTTTCTAGGGTTTTACGAGAGGGCCTCCTCGAATTGGGGCTCATTGAAGCAGCTGGGCCGCAGACGGGTGCGTCTGCTCTCGCTTGGATTCACCACTGCCATGCTGTTCGTTCCGGCATGCATCAGTTTTCTCTTTGTGGACAGCGGTGATGGCAGTGCCGAATCGATTGGTGCGCTTGGCTGGCCGCTGATCAATACGGTCGTCTTTGGCGTCGTTCTGGGTGAAAATTATGGTGATGACAAGCTACTTTTCAGCGCAAAGGACTTCCGTCGGGATTTCTTGTTGACCTTCTTCTGCACGCTTGTTTTGGAGCTCTTTTACTTCCCCAGGCTCTCCCTTCCTGGGTTTCTGTTCTGTGGCTTCTTGTTGTGGATTGGAGTTAGGGAATTGGGCTCGTCCTCCCTGAGTTATGTCGAACTCGGTAGTTCTGATCATTCGGAGTCCTCGTCTTCTATGATCACGAAACCCATTCGCCACATTTTGAGCGAGAGGAAGTCCCGCAAGATTGCTCTTTTCCTTCTGATCAACACCGGCTACATGGTGGTGGAGTTTGTGGCGGGTTTCATGAGCAACAGCCTTGGTTTGATATCTGATGCTTGTCATATGCTGTTTGATTGTGCTGCATTGGCAATCGGGTTGTATGCTTCTTACATCTCTAGGCTGCCTGCCAACAGTCAGTTCAACTATGGCCGTGGTAGGTTTGAGGTGCTTTCTGGATACGTGAATGCTGTGTTCCTGGTTCTTGTTGGTGCACTGATTGTACTTGAGTCATTGGAGAGGATTCTTGAGCCGCAAGAGATCTCGACAAGTAGCTTATTAGCTGTTTCGATTGGGGGTCTTCTTGTGAATGTGGTGGGCTTGATCTTTTTCCACGAGGAGCATCATCATGCACATGGTGGAAGTGGTACTTGTTCTCATTCCCACTCACATGCCCATtcacatgatcatcatcatcaccaccaccatcaccatgaCCACCATGGGCATAAACATGTAAATGAGAGTGTTGGCCATGATTCTGATGTTCAACATCCTGTTGTGGTTTCTCATGAATCCACCGGAGGACATTCTCACAGTGGCCATGATCATCATGTTTGTAACCATGATGGCCATCATCACCAAAATGAACATAGCAAGAATGAGTCATTTAAGTGTCATGGTCATGGACATGATGACCACCACAGTCATGGTCCTAGACATGATGACCACCACAGTCATGGTCATGGACATGATGACCACATTCATGGTCATGAACATGAACACCAAGTTCATACTGATCAAGATCATAGGACACTGGGACATGGACATCAAAGAGCTGATGTATTTGACAGAAGTTCTCATACTGAAGGTCACAGTCATGGCGATAAGGAAAGCCATAGTAGCAAAGAGCTTCCAAGCTTGTCTCACTCCTCAGCAAACATTCATAACTACTATTTACAGTCAGGGGAATCATCTGATAAGGAAAAGTCACTTAGTGATTCACACAAGCATCAGCACATTGATCACAATATGGAAGGCATTTTCTTACATGTTCTGGCTGACACAATGGGGAGTGTTGGGGTCGTGATCTCAACCCTACTAATTAAGTACAAAGGATGGACTGTGGCAGACCCAGCATGCTCTATATTTATTTCAGTTATGATAGTTTCTTCTGTGCTTCCATTGTTGCGGAACTCTGCTGAAATTTTGCTGCAAAGAGTTCCTAGAGCTCGTGAACATGATTTGAGGTTAGCCGTGGATAAAATTGTGAGGATTAAGGGTGTCCAGGGCATTCAAAACATGCATGTATGGAACTTCACAAACACGGACGTTATTGGAACGATGCATCTTCATGTTTTGGCAGAAACTGATAAGATTTCTGCTGCAAATAGTTCTTCAAAACTTCTGCATGAAGCTGGGATTAGGGATTTGACTATTCAGGTGGAATGTGTAAAAGGTTAG